In a single window of the Williamwhitmania sp. genome:
- a CDS encoding helix-hairpin-helix domain-containing protein encodes MGFWRSFSKEWFSFSRSERQGVLMLLALVGAIALIVCLYPERKVSKIDPGLSELAAQLNQRLQDDSNERSYGWKPLPSSTSKQSSTLVMNNFDPNFVSSEELTQMGLPERFSKSLLAYRNHGGKFRYREDVEKLYGLTAELYGSIEPYISLPYKGETTSSNPNRRSYHDSIALLAGLRVELNSADSASLVALKGIGPATAKRILLYRKRLGGFYSISQLADIYGIKLETIEQLKGILVLDTSLITHIELNSVSVDTLASHPYFTLYQARAIEYYRL; translated from the coding sequence ATGGGGTTTTGGAGGAGCTTTTCAAAGGAGTGGTTCTCCTTTTCACGTAGCGAACGCCAAGGGGTATTAATGCTGCTGGCACTAGTTGGAGCAATTGCGTTGATTGTTTGTCTCTATCCAGAGCGCAAGGTGTCAAAAATCGATCCCGGCCTTTCAGAGTTGGCAGCGCAACTAAACCAGCGCCTTCAGGATGACTCCAACGAAAGAAGTTATGGATGGAAGCCTTTGCCATCCTCCACATCTAAGCAAAGTTCAACTTTGGTGATGAATAACTTCGATCCCAACTTTGTTTCCTCAGAGGAGCTGACCCAAATGGGACTGCCCGAAAGGTTTTCCAAAAGTTTATTGGCCTATAGAAACCATGGGGGAAAATTTCGTTACCGGGAGGATGTAGAAAAGTTATATGGGCTAACAGCGGAGCTTTACGGGAGCATTGAGCCCTATATTTCCTTGCCATATAAGGGTGAAACAACATCGTCCAATCCCAATCGACGTAGCTACCATGATAGCATAGCCCTACTGGCAGGGCTTAGGGTAGAATTGAATTCTGCCGATTCGGCCTCGCTGGTTGCATTAAAGGGAATTGGCCCCGCTACGGCCAAGCGTATTTTGCTATATCGTAAGCGATTAGGCGGTTTTTATTCCATTAGTCAGCTGGCCGATATTTACGGCATCAAGCTGGAAACAATTGAGCAGCTTAAAGGAATTCTTGTTCTAGACACCTCACTAATTACACACATCGAGTTAAATAGCGTTTCGGTCGATACGCTGGCCTCTCATCCATACTTCACCCTCTACCAAGCCCGTGCCATTGAGTATTACAGGCTTA